In the Drosophila virilis strain 15010-1051.87 chromosome 4, Dvir_AGI_RSII-ME, whole genome shotgun sequence genome, CCGTTGAACGTGGGCATTTCCTCGGACTATGGCAAGCATTTGCTGATGATTGGCCGCGTGCCGGAGCAGGACGAGGTGCTCTACCGCACCGAACGCTATCACACAACCACCTTTGGCTACGATTTTCCCGCCGATGGCGACGGCGACTATGCGCTTATCATGAAGTTCTGCGAGGTCTACTTCGATGCGCCCAATCGCAAGGTATTCGATGTGCTGCTTAATCGCAAGCACACGGTGGTCAAGCAGCTGGACATCTATAATCAAGTGGGACGCGGCTCGGCCCACGATGAGATTATCTACTTCAAGATCATCAACGGACGACTGCACTACGAGTACGAGGGTGAAATTGAGACATCGGATGTGCGCAATGGTCGTTTGCGTCTGGACTTTATCAAGGGCGCACTGGACAATCCGAAGATCAATGCATTCGCCCTGCTCAAGGGCGATGTCTCCCAGCTGCCGCGCCTGCACAATACCGTGGCCAGCGAGCGGCGTGCCGAGCCCGAAGAGGAGGACAAGCCGCGTGTGCCGCGTCCACGTGATAATGAACAGCATCAGGAGCGCATTGTGCGCTACAATGAGCGACAGGTGCAAAGAGGCTACGAGGATGATGAGGATGAAGATGAATACGATTTAGAGGAGGGTGAGCCGCAGCCCGAAATGCCGCAACGTCaccagcaccaacaacaacaacaacaacaacagcagcagccgcaacagcagcagcagcagcagcaacaacaacaacaacagtcgaCGCAGAGCTCCAAGCGAACGCGCAGTGGACCACGTCAGCCAAATCCCTATTCGATGGATGACTCCTCcattttaatgccagtttTCATAGCCATTGGGGCGTTCATACCGCTGCTATTTTGCCTGTGCAAGCTGTGATCCCCATGGGATCTATTGGGCTGCCCCCGTGGGAGCGTTCGTGTtgatttttgtgatttttataaaagacttaattatataattatcgTTTAGCTGTAGCGACAAACTGTAAacgtttatttcttttttcttttgaccttttgtttttgcccaCACACAAAAACGCACAAATCTCTctactattatatatatacgtatatatatatatatatatatatatatatatatatatttggcataTAGTCTAATGTGTTCCTTTTTATGGATAGCCGACCGCCCTGCCCGCCCGCCCTGCCTCGTTTACTTAAGCTGACAACGCACTGAAAAAActcttgtttctttttttttatagttttgctttaaatgaaaatatgtaaTCTATTTTTTAGGGCATTTGCTCC is a window encoding:
- the LOC6628436 gene encoding malectin-B; protein product: MKCKLEVATTTTTGNNMCNVAGKRNVNNLRASCTIRLMLPLLVLSCLLHVALSEPLKVIYAVNAGGDDHTDQNGIHYEADPLNVGISSDYGKHLLMIGRVPEQDEVLYRTERYHTTTFGYDFPADGDGDYALIMKFCEVYFDAPNRKVFDVLLNRKHTVVKQLDIYNQVGRGSAHDEIIYFKIINGRLHYEYEGEIETSDVRNGRLRLDFIKGALDNPKINAFALLKGDVSQLPRLHNTVASERRAEPEEEDKPRVPRPRDNEQHQERIVRYNERQVQRGYEDDEDEDEYDLEEGEPQPEMPQRHQHQQQQQQQQQQPQQQQQQQQQQQQQSTQSSKRTRSGPRQPNPYSMDDSSILMPVFIAIGAFIPLLFCLCKL